The Rhodopirellula halodulae genome includes the window CCGATGACGCGAATCATGATTCGTTCAGAGTTGTCCGCCGGTGCGGTTGCAAAGTCGCCCGAAGCCGCCATTTGCAGAACGACCGAATCACGTTCTTCTGGCGGGGTAATCGCGGACGCGTCGGGGAAGGCTGGTGGCCGGAATTGATTTTGGCGATAGGTCAGAATGCCAATGCCGGTGAGGAACACCAGGGTGGCAAAAACCATGAGCACCGACCCGTGGTTTTCTTTCCAGCGTTCCGGAAGTGATTGCCAAGCATTCCAGGTCGTGTCGAGCTCGAGGGACTCGTCCAAGTCCGGTTGAATCTCGTTCTGGAAGTTGTCCTCAGATTCCATTGCATTCATAACCGACTAGATCCAGCCAAAAAGGCTCCCGCGAGATTCGATGACGGCGGACGACTCGGTCCGGGCTCATCGGATCGCCCAGTCGCCGAGGGCTCGCAATTCAAAGGAGACGATTCCTAAGCGTAACCGAAAAGACCGATCGATGCGATGAAGAACACGACATGTCGACAACGTCTGCATCTGCGTTGTTCCGTAGCTCGACCGTGAAAGTTTGGCCGCGAACGGCAAACGGTCGAAGTGTCGGAGGCAGACTTTTCCAATCTCTGGTCGAGATGGGTTTCGCAAATCGAGGGTGTGATTTAAACTGCCCGAGCGATCTGCCCGATGGTGGCGACCCTTGCGACTGTGAGTCGTGAACCTGGTCAGGCCTTAACTGGAGCAGCCATAAGCGGTGTAACTTTGTGTGAGGGTTGCCGCCACCGTGCAGACGCCAATGCCAGCCGATTTCCCAGCTTGTTTCTTTGAATTCACGTGAATCTGTGAGCGACGATCATTCTGCGGACAACGGGTCTTACGTCGTTGTCGCAAGACGCTATCGGCCGCGAGATTTCACGCAGTTGGTTGGCCAAGACCATGTCGCCCGTGCTTTGCAGGGGGCGATTGAGACCTCTCGCGTTGGTCACGCTTATTTGTTCACCGGGGCACGGGGGGTCGGCAAAACGAGCACCGCTCGTATCTTCGCCAAGGCCTTGAACCATCCCGATGGGCCCACCGCGAATCCGGACAACGACAGTGATGTTGCCCAAGCGATTGATTCGGGCGAAGACGTCGATGTGATCGAGATTGACGGTGCGAGCAATCGCGGGATCGACGAAATTCGTTCTTTGCGAGCGAACGTTGGGGTTCGGCCCAGCCGTTCTCGGTACAAGATTTACATCATCGACGAAGTGCACATGCTGACGGGAGCTGCGTTCAACGCGCTTCTGAAAACGCTGGAAGAGCCGCCCGAGCACGTCAAGTTCATCTTCTGCACGACGGACCCGGAAAAGATTCCGATCACGGTTCTGAGTCGTTGTCAGCGTTTCGACTTTGCACCGGTCGAGAGTGACAAGATCGTGGGTCGTCTTCGCGAGATCGTTGAAGCCGAAAACAACACGGTTGATGACGAAGCTTTGGAGCTTTTGGCTCGGCGTGCCGCCGGTTCGATGCGGGACAGCCAATCGTTGCTGGAGCAAGTGCTGAGTTTTAGCGATGGTCACCTCACGGCCGAGCACGTTCATGCGATGCTGGGCACGGCCGACGATCAACGATTGCATCGATTGGCCGAAGCCATGGCCGATCGCGATGCATCGGCTGCGTTGTTGCAAATTGACGAAGCCATCGCGGCTGGTGTCGACGCCGGCCGATTGGCCGAGCAGATGCTGGGATACTTTCGCGATCTCATGGCGGTCGCGGTCGGTTGCGAAGCCAGCTTGATGAGATACGCCGCAGCATCGATGCACGAATCGTTGTCAGCATTGGCCAGTCGTTGGGGACTGCAAACCGTTTTGGCGATCGTCGGGTTGGTCGATGAGACTTTGGTTCGCATTCGGCATAGCGTGCATGCTCGCGTCTTGCTGGAAGCGACCGTGATTCAGGTTTGCCATTTGCCCGATCTGCAGGCGTTGTCTGACTTGACCGCGGCGACGTCGGGTGCCAGTGGCAAGGCTGGCGGCGAAAAAAAAAAGCGAGTAGCGGCTAGTCCCGCTCCAGCTTCAGCTCCCTCGCCCCCGCGGAACGATCCTGCTGAAGTGCCCTCCGGTGATGGTTCGGCGACGGTCAGAGTCGATACCGCATCCAAAGCCGCGGGGAATCACTCGGCGACACCTGCGAGTGCACCGGTTGCTTCCGCGTTAGCGACCGCTGCAACGACGCAAGCCGCTGTCAGTCCATCGTCGACGGCAACCGCCGCTTCGGCAACGGTCGAACAGTCGACGGCTGCGGTGGCTACTGCGGAACGGGCTTCGACGACGTCCATTGAGGGCTATCCGCCGATTTCGAGTGCCGAAGCAAAGTCGTGTTGGCCGCAGGTGATTCAAGAGATGGATCCGATGACGGCGACCTTAGCAAAAGCTGCTGAGCGAGTGGATTCACCCGAACCGGGAGTGCTGAAGATTATCTTTCCAGGCAACTCTGGATTGGCGATGAGTCGGTGCCAGTTGCCTGAACACAAAGAAGAAATCACTCGGACGGTTGCCCGTGTGACAGGCAAGCGTGCTAATTTGCAGTTCGAGGCAACCGAGGTGAAAAAGGTGGCTCCGGTCGCGACCGCGAAACCAAAGAATCGAAATCGCATGCAGCGAATGCGCGAGATTCAAGCCAACCCTTTGGTTCAATCGTGCGTCGAACTGCTCGGTGCAGAAATCGTTCGCGTTGACACGCCTCGCGGTTGACATCGCAGCAAAGTGAGCTGTTCCGGCGGCTTTGTTGATTCCTCGTCGTTCATGACTTTTTTCTCCGGATAGGACCCAACATGTTCAAAGGCCTTGGCAATCTCGGCAACATCGCATCGATGGTTGGAAAGCTGCAAGAAATCCCGCAGAAGATGCAGGAGTTGAACGAGCAGATGAGACAGGAACGCGTCTCGGCCAGTTCGTCATGCAATCACGTGGAAGTCGTGATGAATGGAATCGGCGAAGTGCAATCCGTGACGATCGCACCTGAAATCCTGGGCGTAGGTGGTGGCGAAGTGGTGTCTCCTGAAACGCTGGAGCACGCCGTTCGTGATGCAACCAATGCGGCGGGCGCCGCAGCCAAGCAACTGTATGCCAGTGCGATCAGTCAGCTCGCATCGGACATGGATCTGAACATGCCCGGAGTGGACGGTTTGCTCACAAGTTTGACAGGCGGGAATGGATGAGCGGACATGCCGGCGCCGTATCGGATTTGGTCGATCAGCTCAGCAAGTTGCCGGGCATTGGTCGCAAAAGTGCTGAGCGGCTCGCATTTCATTTGCTTCGCGTCCATGAGGACGAAGCGTTGGCCTTGGCGGCGGCAATCCAAAAGGTGCGGACGGACGTTCGGTACTGCTCCGTATGTTTCAACCTGTCTGAAACCGAGCTGTGCCGGATTTGCTCCGATCCCAAACGCGATGCGACTCGATTGTGCGTGGTCGAGCAACCGCGAGATTTACTGAGCCTGGACGCGTCGGGCGTCTACACCGGGCTTTACCATGTACTTTTGGGAAGGATCGCTCCCCTCGATGGGATCACGCCTGATCAGTTGACCATCGATTCGCTGGTGGAACGTGTTCGGACAGGAAATTTTTCTGAAATCATCATGGCGACCAATCCAACGGTCGAGGGTGACGGGACGTCTTTGTATCTGTCCAACTTATTGCAGGAATTTCCGGTGGAAATCACTCGTCTCGCGCGCGGGATTACCTCCGGAAGTGTGCTGGAATATGCCAACCGCGAAATAATTGCCGATGCGTTGACGGGTAGACAGAGGCTATAATCCGGTAGTCTCTGGCGGATTGGCACCGAATTCGCTCACCCGGTTCCGGCTGTGGTGGCGAACACCCTTTCGATTCGCGTCACGCATTCCAGAAAGATTCTCATGCGGATGTCAGTGGGGCTTCAGGCCCGGCAAACTCAAGTACAAAAACTCGCTCCACGGATGATCCAATCCATGGAGATTCTGCAGATGCCCACCATGGCATTGCAGGAACGTATCGAGCAGGAGATGAACGAAAATCCGTTGCTGGAACAGCAAACGGTCGATCCGCTCAATCCAGATGAGGGTGACGATGATTTGCCCGATCGAGACACCCGCAGCGAGAACGAAAAAGAGCTCGTTGTCGATAACGACCATGACAACAAAGACGACTTTGAGCGTTTGCTAAACATGGACTCGGATCTGCCGAGTACGTTTGATGACTCGTTCCGGCAAAGTGCCAACCGGATGTCCGAAGATGCTGATCGTCGCCATGACATGATGGCGAACGCTCAGTCGCGTCCCGAGTCCCTCAATGACTATCTTTTGCATCAGTTAGCGGAAATGGACATTGATGATGAGGTGGAGCAGATCGCCGAGCGAATCATCAGCACGCTGAATGCATCCGACGGCGGATACCTGCGTATGCCGCTCGCGGATCTCTTGCCATCGAATCATTCCAAAGAAGACTACGCCAAGGCCGAAGAAGCGTTGTCTGTGGTCCAGTCTCTGGAGCCGACCGGTATTGCAGCCCGCGATTTGAGCGAGTGCTTGATTTTGCAACTCGATTCGTCGCACGAGCACTTTGAGGAGTTAACGGTCCTCATCCGCTCTCACCTGAATGACCTCGCAGAAAACCGATTGCCGCAGATCTCGAAAAAGACAGGCTTCTCGATCGAGCTGATCCAGGATTTACGCGAAGACCTCCACTTGCTGAATCCAAAACCTGGCGCGGCATTTTTGGAAACTTACGTTCCGAACGTGACGCCCGACATCATCTTGGAACAGGACGAATCCGGTGAGTATCGAGTTCGTTTGGATGATGACCGCGTGCCAACCTTGTTCATCAGCGAATACTACCGCCGGCGTTTGCAAGCGTCCGACTGCACGGAGGCGGAACGCGAATTCATCAAGCAGAAAATCAATGGTGCGCAGTGGTTGATCGATTCGATCGAGCAGCGTCGCAGCACATTGACGCGTGTGGCCGAGGCGATCGTCGAGCACCAAAAGCGATTCCTTGATGAAGGTCCAGAGGCGATTGAGCCGCTCAAGATGCAACAAATCGCTGACAAGGTCGGCGTGCACGTCACGACGGTCAGTCGTGCTGTGGATGACAAGTGGATTCAAACGCCTCGTGGGATTCTGCCTTTACGTCGATTCTTTGTTGGCGGAACCCAGACCGAAGATGGCGACGATGTGGCTTGGGACACGATTCGATTGAAACTGCAAGAGCTGATCGACAAAGAAGACAAGAGCAAACCCTACAGCGACGAGAATCTGGTCGACGAACTGAAGAAGGCGGGGATGGCCGTCGCTCGCCGAACAGTCACCAAGTACCGAAAGAAAATGGGTATCCCAAGTAGCCGTCAGCGTCGCGATTGGAGCCTGACCGCGTCGTGATTTCATCGTCCACTCGATCCGCAATCGTTGTCCTGGTGATGATGAATGTGGGACTGATGTGCGTTGTTGCTGTCCTTCTCCTTCGCTCACCCGATGCCGAAGGGGAAACATCTGAAAAGCTGGAATCCGTCGCCAGCGATGATTTTCGAACTCGGTCGTTGGAGCGGCCCGTTCCGACCGGTGCCGTGATCGAAACCTCTGGCAGCATGTCTGACGCGCAGTCACCTGCGGATTTAGGCAAGCAGGTGCAGGTGACGTCGCCTTCCTCCGGTGCGGTCAATCTGGCGGATTCGGAAGCTCGGACGATCGAATTGTTCCGGGTGACTTCGCCTTCAGTGGTGCACATCACGACCTCGAAGGTTTCACGTGATTTCTTCAGCATGAATGTTCAAGAGATCCCTCAGGGCAGCGGAACCGGTTTTGTTTGGGACAAATCCGGTCACATTGTGACAAACAACCACGTCATTCAAAACGCGGATGTGGCGATGGTGGCGTTCGATGATCAAACCAGCTTTCCTGCGAAATTGGTTGGAGTTGCCCCGGACAAAGACCTTGCCGTTCTGCGAATCGATGCTCCCGCTGAACGATTGCGACCCATTCCTCGTGGAGTCTCCGCGGACCTGGAAGTCGGAAGAACCGCTTTGGCAATCGGCAACCCTTTTGGTTTGGACCAAACGCTGACGACGGGGGTTATCAGCGCGTTGGGGCGAGAGATCAAATCGGATTCGGGAATCCCGATCAAGGATGTGATTCAAACTGACGCGGCAATCAATCCTGGAAACAGCGGTGGTCCACTGTTGGATCGATCGGGCCAGCTCATCGGTGTTAACACCGCGATCTACAGTCCCTCAGGAGCCTACGCAGGGATTGGGTTTGCGATTCCCGTTGATACTGTACGTTGGGTGGTGCCGGAATTGATCGAGCACGGCCGAATCATTCGGCCGGGCATCGCCATCACGGTCGCAAGCGATTCGATGAGCAAGCGATTCAAGTTGCCGCCCGGTGTGTTAATCCTGGATGTGCCGGAACGGAGTATGGCGGCGAAAGCAGGCCTGTTGCCGACTCGACGGACTCGGTTCGGCGACATCGTTCTCGGCGATATCATCACCAAAGTCGATGCAATGGATGTTTCATCGACGTCGGATCTGACGCTGATCTTTGAGAACTATGAAAGTGGCGACACCGTGAGTGTGACTGTCCTTCGCCAGGGGCGGGAAGTTCAGGTGCCAGTTGAACTCGAAACATTGGATTGAACCGATTCCTGATCGTCATTCAGCCAGTCAACAAGCGTGGTACGAAGTCACCAACGTTGATGAAATTGCCTCCCCTGCACTGCTCCTGTATCCGAAGCGAGTCGAGGCGAATGTGAAGCGGATGGTTGCGTCGGCGGGTTCGCCGGACCGCCTTCGCCCGCATGTGAAGACTCACAAAATGTCGGAGGTGGTCCGTCTAAAATTGGCCGCGGGTGTGACAAAGTTCAAGGCTGCGACAATCGCTGAAGCTGAGATGACGGCGGAAGCGGGGGCTCGCGATATTTTGTTGGCGGTTCAGCCCGTTGGGCCGACAGTCAAACGATTGACGCGCCTGGTCGAAAGCTTTCCGTCCTGCAAATTCGCTTGCCTCGTTGACAACATGGAAACGCTGCATGAGATGACGGATGATTGGAATGGACGCCGATCGCGATTGCCGGTTTGGTTGGATGTCAACGTCGGTATGAACCGAACGGGTGTGGTCCCAGGTCTCGCTGCCACCGAGATTGCCCAGTCATTGCTTGCGAGCGAAAGCTTGGAGCTGGCGGGGTTGCATGTCTATGACGGTCATCTGCATGTGACCGATGTTCAAGAATTGAAGGCGATGTTCGACGCATCGTTGTCGCCATTCTGGGAATGGTACACGTCGCTCGATTCCGAACTTGGCGTTCAGCTGACGATTGCAGCGGGAGGAACACCGACATCCGCGTTGTGGCAAGATGTGTCGTTGCAGCGTGGAGTGGCGGTGGAGACCGGCGCGGGAACGACCGTCTTTTGGGACTCTGGGCAGCCCACGTTTTCGCCACCGATGGACTATGAAACAGCCGCTCTGATCATGGCTCGTGTGATCAGTCGCCCCACGCCGACCAGCGTGTGTTTGGATTTGGGGCACAAAGCCGTTGCATCCGAGATGCGGTGGCCACGCGTTGCTTGGCTGAATCTTCGTAACGACGGCGAGTTAGTAACTCACAACGAAGAACACTTGGTGTTGAATTTTGACCGGTCGATCGATCTGAAATGTGGAGCGGTCATTTATGGAGTGCCCACGCATATCTGTCCGACGGTTGCGCTGCACCAGCATGCCCACTGCGTGCAGGAAGGTCGGGTGACAACGCGTTGGAAGGTAGCGGCTCGTGACCGTGAGCTGAATTGCTAATGGTCTAGTTCAACTGAACCGGGTTGGTTGCTTCCTTGATTTTCTTCCGCATCAACTCGGTCGACGCTTCCTGGCCTGTGAACAGTTTGTACTGATACGCTGCTTGGCGGACGAACATGTCGACACCGGTGATCACCCGGGATTGCTTTTGTTTTGCCTGTTTGATCAGCAAGGTATTCTCCGGATTGTAAACCGTGTCGAAGACGACCATGAACTGGTTGAGCGCCGATTGGTTGTACGGCGTGTTATCGACATCGGGATGCATACCGATGGGAGTGCCGTTAACAAGCAATTGCACTTTTGTGTCGTGACGTTCTTCCCAGTCGACAACGCGGCAGCCAATGTCGGCCGCCAGCATCTCGGCTCGTTCACGGGTTCGCGAAGCAATGGTGACGTCGCACTTGCGTTGGCGAAGTCCCCAAGCGATGGCCCGAGAGACGCCACCCGCACCGAGGATCAACGCCGTTTTTCCTTGCATGGAGTTTTCCGTGCCACGTTGGATCTTGAATGCTTCTTCGATGCAGTCCATTGCCGCGCGGTAGTCTGTGTTGTAGCCCAGACGCTCGTCGCCGTTGAAGATCATGGTGTTGATTGCACCGATCCCCGTGCAGCTGGATTCGGCTTGCGTGCAATACTGAAGGGCAGCTTCTTTGTGCGGAATTGTGATGCTGATTCCTTGGATACCAATGCTGCTGCAGGTGTTCATGAACGATTGCAGATCGTCCTTTGGGATGCGAAGCGGCAAGTATCGGGCGTTCAGGCCTGCGTCCACGAAGGCAGCATTGTGGATCAGCGGACTGTGGCTGTGCGCGACTGGATCAGCGATCACACCGAACAAAGCGGTGTCTTCTTTGATCGTTTCGTAGTGATAGATGCTGTTCATCTCCTTCCAGTTCAGTTGCCCGGGAGCCAGTTTCTTGTCGGTGCTGAACGTGGCATAAGTAAATGGTGATCCGACACGGTTCGCCAAAATTCGCGTCAGCATTCCGATCTCACCCATGCAGATCCCGATGGTTGGGATTTTGGAGTTCTTGCACAGGTTGATCATTCGGATGTTGTCCGAGAAGGAATTGGCCATGCAGGCGATCTTGACGATGTCAGCATCTTCGGCCGCCATGGCTTCGTGCAGTTCTTCCAGGTTCTCCGGCGTGCCGCTGAAATCGTGGTAGCTGATGATCCGTTTGGTGTCACCATAGCGGGGGATTTGGGCCGCGACGTCAGCTTCAATGTCGACGTATTCCACACCGGCGGCGATGGTGCTTCGTAGCAACATCATCCGGTCTTGTTCGGACCGTTCCCAACGTCCGCCGTCTTCTTTCCGTCGAACGGTGGCGACCACGGGCCCCGGACGGTCATTTAAAAGGCGTTTCAAGTCGACGGCTCGCGAGATGTAATCGAGTCTCAATTCGACGAGTTGGGCGCCTTGTTCGACCAAATATTGATGTTCGGCAATCATGCGTTTGTGACGAGCACGGCCGAGACTAACACAAATCATTGGGATTCTGTGGACGGAGAAGGAGTTGGGGAATCGAGGGCCAATTGGATGGGGCGGACATCACCACCCCGCTATAATAGTCGGCAACGCTTTATTGGGCAGTACCGGTCCCGTTTCGATGAGGCGTTTGGCCTTTTGTGACGACGATTTCGAGTGAGTTGATGTTTTTGTTTTTTCATGAACCCAATCGCCGCAAGAGACTCAAACGGTTGAGTCCTCTGTGGTTTTGCTTGGTGCTCTGTTTTGGCGTGCTGGCATGTTCGAACGTGCATGCCGATGACGCCCTTTCGGCTTGGCCGACCGCCCGAGGCGATTTTGCTGCGACGGGCGCCACAGCGACGACTCTAGCGAAGGACCTCCAACTTCTTTGGGAAACCAAAACCGCGGAAGCGATTGAATCAGCTCCCGTCAG containing:
- a CDS encoding D-TA family PLP-dependent enzyme — its product is MNSKHWIEPIPDRHSASQQAWYEVTNVDEIASPALLLYPKRVEANVKRMVASAGSPDRLRPHVKTHKMSEVVRLKLAAGVTKFKAATIAEAEMTAEAGARDILLAVQPVGPTVKRLTRLVESFPSCKFACLVDNMETLHEMTDDWNGRRSRLPVWLDVNVGMNRTGVVPGLAATEIAQSLLASESLELAGLHVYDGHLHVTDVQELKAMFDASLSPFWEWYTSLDSELGVQLTIAAGGTPTSALWQDVSLQRGVAVETGAGTTVFWDSGQPTFSPPMDYETAALIMARVISRPTPTSVCLDLGHKAVASEMRWPRVAWLNLRNDGELVTHNEEHLVLNFDRSIDLKCGAVIYGVPTHICPTVALHQHAHCVQEGRVTTRWKVAARDRELNC
- the rpoN gene encoding RNA polymerase factor sigma-54 gives rise to the protein MSVGLQARQTQVQKLAPRMIQSMEILQMPTMALQERIEQEMNENPLLEQQTVDPLNPDEGDDDLPDRDTRSENEKELVVDNDHDNKDDFERLLNMDSDLPSTFDDSFRQSANRMSEDADRRHDMMANAQSRPESLNDYLLHQLAEMDIDDEVEQIAERIISTLNASDGGYLRMPLADLLPSNHSKEDYAKAEEALSVVQSLEPTGIAARDLSECLILQLDSSHEHFEELTVLIRSHLNDLAENRLPQISKKTGFSIELIQDLREDLHLLNPKPGAAFLETYVPNVTPDIILEQDESGEYRVRLDDDRVPTLFISEYYRRRLQASDCTEAEREFIKQKINGAQWLIDSIEQRRSTLTRVAEAIVEHQKRFLDEGPEAIEPLKMQQIADKVGVHVTTVSRAVDDKWIQTPRGILPLRRFFVGGTQTEDGDDVAWDTIRLKLQELIDKEDKSKPYSDENLVDELKKAGMAVARRTVTKYRKKMGIPSSRQRRDWSLTAS
- the aroE gene encoding shikimate dehydrogenase, which produces MICVSLGRARHKRMIAEHQYLVEQGAQLVELRLDYISRAVDLKRLLNDRPGPVVATVRRKEDGGRWERSEQDRMMLLRSTIAAGVEYVDIEADVAAQIPRYGDTKRIISYHDFSGTPENLEELHEAMAAEDADIVKIACMANSFSDNIRMINLCKNSKIPTIGICMGEIGMLTRILANRVGSPFTYATFSTDKKLAPGQLNWKEMNSIYHYETIKEDTALFGVIADPVAHSHSPLIHNAAFVDAGLNARYLPLRIPKDDLQSFMNTCSSIGIQGISITIPHKEAALQYCTQAESSCTGIGAINTMIFNGDERLGYNTDYRAAMDCIEEAFKIQRGTENSMQGKTALILGAGGVSRAIAWGLRQRKCDVTIASRTRERAEMLAADIGCRVVDWEERHDTKVQLLVNGTPIGMHPDVDNTPYNQSALNQFMVVFDTVYNPENTLLIKQAKQKQSRVITGVDMFVRQAAYQYKLFTGQEASTELMRKKIKEATNPVQLN
- the recR gene encoding recombination mediator RecR — encoded protein: MSGHAGAVSDLVDQLSKLPGIGRKSAERLAFHLLRVHEDEALALAAAIQKVRTDVRYCSVCFNLSETELCRICSDPKRDATRLCVVEQPRDLLSLDASGVYTGLYHVLLGRIAPLDGITPDQLTIDSLVERVRTGNFSEIIMATNPTVEGDGTSLYLSNLLQEFPVEITRLARGITSGSVLEYANREIIADALTGRQRL
- a CDS encoding S1C family serine protease encodes the protein MSSSTRSAIVVLVMMNVGLMCVVAVLLLRSPDAEGETSEKLESVASDDFRTRSLERPVPTGAVIETSGSMSDAQSPADLGKQVQVTSPSSGAVNLADSEARTIELFRVTSPSVVHITTSKVSRDFFSMNVQEIPQGSGTGFVWDKSGHIVTNNHVIQNADVAMVAFDDQTSFPAKLVGVAPDKDLAVLRIDAPAERLRPIPRGVSADLEVGRTALAIGNPFGLDQTLTTGVISALGREIKSDSGIPIKDVIQTDAAINPGNSGGPLLDRSGQLIGVNTAIYSPSGAYAGIGFAIPVDTVRWVVPELIEHGRIIRPGIAITVASDSMSKRFKLPPGVLILDVPERSMAAKAGLLPTRRTRFGDIVLGDIITKVDAMDVSSTSDLTLIFENYESGDTVSVTVLRQGREVQVPVELETLD
- a CDS encoding YbaB/EbfC family nucleoid-associated protein, which translates into the protein MFKGLGNLGNIASMVGKLQEIPQKMQELNEQMRQERVSASSSCNHVEVVMNGIGEVQSVTIAPEILGVGGGEVVSPETLEHAVRDATNAAGAAAKQLYASAISQLASDMDLNMPGVDGLLTSLTGGNG
- a CDS encoding DUF2141 domain-containing protein, whose protein sequence is MNAMESEDNFQNEIQPDLDESLELDTTWNAWQSLPERWKENHGSVLMVFATLVFLTGIGILTYRQNQFRPPAFPDASAITPPEERDSVVLQMAASGDFATAPADNSERIMIRVIGAIPSDSLVWLAIYNAEQSFNDRENALLAAQLPVQPDGVASCTIPVSQLPKRFAIAAFHDSNNDGDLTRNQFGIPSERYGFSNDARGKFGPPAFEDAVIDRPESAEEVINIQIY
- the dnaX gene encoding DNA polymerase III subunit gamma/tau — protein: MSDDHSADNGSYVVVARRYRPRDFTQLVGQDHVARALQGAIETSRVGHAYLFTGARGVGKTSTARIFAKALNHPDGPTANPDNDSDVAQAIDSGEDVDVIEIDGASNRGIDEIRSLRANVGVRPSRSRYKIYIIDEVHMLTGAAFNALLKTLEEPPEHVKFIFCTTDPEKIPITVLSRCQRFDFAPVESDKIVGRLREIVEAENNTVDDEALELLARRAAGSMRDSQSLLEQVLSFSDGHLTAEHVHAMLGTADDQRLHRLAEAMADRDASAALLQIDEAIAAGVDAGRLAEQMLGYFRDLMAVAVGCEASLMRYAAASMHESLSALASRWGLQTVLAIVGLVDETLVRIRHSVHARVLLEATVIQVCHLPDLQALSDLTAATSGASGKAGGEKKKRVAASPAPASAPSPPRNDPAEVPSGDGSATVRVDTASKAAGNHSATPASAPVASALATAATTQAAVSPSSTATAASATVEQSTAAVATAERASTTSIEGYPPISSAEAKSCWPQVIQEMDPMTATLAKAAERVDSPEPGVLKIIFPGNSGLAMSRCQLPEHKEEITRTVARVTGKRANLQFEATEVKKVAPVATAKPKNRNRMQRMREIQANPLVQSCVELLGAEIVRVDTPRG